aatacacacacacacacacacacacacaaacaaacacaaatacacgcTTCTACTCTGACTCACCAGGGAGCTGGTGTAGGTGGGGTCTGAAGGGTCATCCTCGAGGAAACGAGATAGGCCGAAATCAGACACCTTACACACCAGATTACTGTTGACCAAGATGTTACGGGCAGCCAGGTCTCTGTGCACGTAGTTCATGTCTGACAGGTACTTCATGCCTGCTGCGATACCACGCAGCATGCCAACCAGCTGGATCACTGTGAACTGCCCGTCATTGAGCTGgcaaaggaagagagagaatgacAAGGATAGATTGGATTGTAGATCAAGGTTGCATGTTTAAAGGGATATATGCTTGTCTccttttttacctttatttgtCCTACCTGCCTTTCTTTTTTCAATGTCTCTTACAGATTGTTCTTTGCATATGTCCTCTTGCCTGCATGTTTCATCTCCTATCACTTCACACTGTAACTGTTTTCTCTTTTCTACCTATCCATCCTGTATTCCTCCCTTCCCCTTTCTCTGGCAGACAATGTATGATGTGACTTTGAGGCAGTGATTCATTGTAGACTGAGCTCTTTGTAAATGTCACCAATCACCTGAATGCAGCATTTGTCAGATAACCATTGTGGGCTCTGCAGCAGAGCTTAAGAAGACCCTTTATGGCTCAGAAGAAAGTGAGATATCAAAAAGCAAGATCAAGCAGATTTTGGTGGGCTTATTTGCAAGATAGTGTTGCATTGCATTATTGATAAAAATCACAGATACATGTTTTATAGGGAGTAGCTATTATTAGATCTATTcttgtgtgtaatgtgtttgcGTGTGCCATTTTTCTTCGTCTCACCCTTAGGAAAGAGTCCAGGGCTCCATTCTCCATGAACTCGGTCACAATCATCACTGGCCGACTCTTGGTGACCACACCTTCCAGACGGATAATGTTGGGGTGGTCGAACTGGCCCATGATGGAAGCCTCAGACAGGAAGTCTCGCCTCTGGCGGTCAGTGTAGCCCACCTTGAGAGTTTTGATGGCTACGATGATCTCCCGGCGCCCAGGTAGCTTGAGGCGACCGCGACACACCTCCCCAAACTCTCCTGCGAGAGCCCACGTGAGCCAGTCAGAGAAACGGAGAAAAGGgaataaaaggggagagagagagagagaaagagggagggtaGAGCGGCATCAGGGAAGAGTGGAGGAGAGTGGGGGAAAAGAGGGGAGAGGGGACAGTTAACTGGTTAGAACCAAGGAGCCAGGAGGGTAGCAGGTGGGACAAGGGGAACTGCAAGAGAAGCCAGGACTCTAGGCCAATGTCAAGGGATGGTGGTGATGGGGGAGCATACAATGACTGTGTGCTGTTAAGCTACGGATTAAAAGAAACAGCATGATGAGTATGAGACATGATGGCGAAATGTGAGAAGATGTAGAGTTGAAAAAAGCGCATgttgaaatgtaaaacaaatggCAAAGCAGGGtgatgagagagtgagagctgAGGGACAGAGGAGGAATGGGGCAAGGATCGGGGcgggtgggtggggggtgggggttggggtgCTAAGCTTCAGGGTGGCTGGAGAAGCGGGCACAGGGGGAAGAGATAGGTGGAGACAGAAGCTTGGGGGTTCTTGAGGTGGTGGATGCTTTCCGTTTAGAGTCTACACCAAGCGTGTGCAAGAATGCAAGAGAAACAAGGTGAATGGAGCGATGTGGGGGAAGTCAGGGGAGAGAGGGGCAGGGATGGAGGAATGGAGGGATGGATTGAGgaagggggagaggagaggagggggacaGGGAAGACAGGGTTTGAGGGTTCGTCACTTTTAAGGCGAATGCTGGGAAGCGACGGGTTTCAAGTAGTAGCCTCAGAAGTAGAAGAGCTGtcgtagcagtagcagtagcagtagtaaTGGTAGTAGCAGAAGCAGTAGTAAGGACTCCCATCTCTGACATCACGTCCTCCATTTTGGTTCAGATATAATGCTAAGAAAAACTCAACCTCAATCGGCACAGTCCTGCAGCTTTTGAGCAGAGATATTACTATCaaatatattaaatacataaaatattttACTATCTACAACATCAAGTGTTAGGGAGGGGTTCTAAAAGGTGGGGACACAACCACATAATGCTAGGACAAGGGGTTAAATATAGTGATCCAGTAGAAGCACCCTTAAATAAAGATATTCTATAGACACTTAAAAAGAGGGCAGGGTCAGAGACGGACAATCCTGGAGAagaaacattttaatatctTATGCCCCATCCAGACGGGATAAATATTTCAGGGGGATGCGAGAGATAAATATTAGCCATGCACCTTGGTAACAGGAATTGCTTTATACAACACCAGGCATCCTCAGGCGACTATACATAAAACAATTTAACGTAAGGTGGACATAAACTATTTGATAAGCCTGTAGGGTCAGATCGGCTTCCAATAACAACTGTATGTCGGTAACCAAGTAATGGGTTTGTGTAAAATTCTTTCATTACACCTCTCAGAACTTAAACGCCGGTGACTGCTGAAATTTAAAAATGGGAAACTGGGAAATGCATGTGCAAATACTCGAgttacatttaaacacacagcaTGTCTATCTGTACAGAACGTGAAAAAAATGGGGGGCCAATAAGTGTGCCAAAAAAACCAATAGGGATGTAATTAATACTGGAAGAGATATGAGAAAAACCACACACATGCGCTCGGACAGGATTAACTCCACTAGAGAAATAAATCCTGTCTGTATGGGGCTGTAGTCTTGCATTGTGCAAAAGCTGCTTCAGTTAGAATCAAGAATATTTTTTAATCGTTTAGAAAAGAAATTTAGAAAGCATCGAGCATTCCAGGATTGGGCTCCATTTTAAGAACACGGGTGAAATGATAATCCACCACACATAAAGGTATTACAGGTACACTAAATGCACATGGCATGGTAAACAACATAAGGGTGCTAGGACTGTGAGTAACGCTAACTTAAAGAGGACATACTGTAGCTTGTAATGCTTTAAAACATCTGTAATACAGGAAAGGGGTTCCTAAGAGATGGCGAGTGTGGGAGGGGAAGGAGCAAGGAGAGGGCTAGCGATGAATTGAGTGAAAGTACCGCTTGGTGTGAAGTCCTCTAACGGTATGGCCTGGAGGTGACTAGCAGTCTTCCCCCTGTAGCTCAGGAGCTTTGGTGGGTTACCTGCGCCAATGACCTCCTCGATCTTCACGCAGGAGACGTCGATCTCCTTGGCAAACTCGCGCACAGCCTCGTTGGGGTCCTCATAGGTGAAGGGGTCAATGTAGACTTTCATTCCCGGCGTTACTATAGGGGATTCAGTGGCAAGAACAGGAAAGTGAATCTATGACGTCAAACTAAATTTCAACACTATGTAAAGTtatataaacatattctttatcaACCAAGTATAGATCAAAGCAAGATCATTTATAATACTTTATTGCTTCACTAGATGATCAAGCCAATTTATGTTATGTGAGCTATTCTTTAGTGGTTGGGGATGCTCAGTCATTGCTAAGTAATAATGGCTGAGCAGAAGTATAGGAATAATGCCGTTGAAATTTGAATAATGCAAAAAGGAGGGGCATCTCAGCAAAGAGACTTACTGTACTGCTGCAGTTTCTCTGTGTATTCCGACTCTGAACCATTTCTCTGCTTTCTGTTGAGAAATATCAAAACACAAACTGAGTCACATGGGCTAAACACAGCAGGGTGCAAATACCAAAAAGGAACAAAGGCAGGAGGAGAAAACAGATACCTAATAATGTCTGCGGAGATGTAGCCACGCTACGTTGTGGCTTGGGGAAAATGTTTTGCCTTTTTGCATTGGAAGCAAAGGATATAATGTAGATAAAGATTGGATCAATGCCTTGTGGTAAAATGATTCAGACTTGGGGACTGTAACATGAGTTTTAACAAAAAGATATCGTACTATTGTCTGAAGCAGCAAGTGAAAGCCATTCACTCTCGGTACCCCCAAAATGAGCAGCCGAGACAAAAGCAAATTCAAACAGCAAGCTCAGCTGTCTCGCCTTTCTCGCCCTACAGACATTACATTGTTCATTTCAATTTAATCTGcctcttattttgtcttcatggactctctctctctcttgctgtcattctctctttccattttctctctttttctcttttacccATAGAACCATCCTCTTCCTGCACGTGTCCCTTCTGCACCGTAGGGAGGGGGGTGGGCACAACGAGGATGACAGAGCGAGGGGGCTGGGTTGTTGAAATTACATGTTAATGTGCTTCCTTTGTTGTCTAACCAGTAACCAGGGCAATAATACCCTATGCTGATTTGCATCTTATTTCAAATTCTAATTTGGTTCCGGAATATGCCGaagctctgtgttttgtgttattaCTATTTTGTCCTTCTTCTGTGGCAGTCGGAGCAGCGGCTAAGCCAAGACCCTGAGAGAGACACACTGTAGCGGTGTGAAAATAGAAGAGAGCGAAGATGCAAGAGGGAGAGGTGGGAGAGCAAGGGCGATTATTATTCAGTCTAGCGTGACCGATGCCCACGCTTGTCAGCCGATGCCTGAACTGGCTTGTGGAGTGAACCCAGTGGGTGCTAGTCAGTGGTGGGTGCCAACCatccacacatatatacacacatgcactgcattTGCTGCTTGACAAATGATTGGTATAAGGATAAACGAGTGTGGTTAGAACCCAGCTGATGCATTATCAGACTTTTTAAAAGGTGTGAGCAGCTGCTTGCATCTTCCCAGTCAATTGGGCCCAGCAGACAGGAGCGCATCTGTGTTCTTTGTGGTCGGGCAGACGCACAGTTGATTCTGAGTGTCAGGCCATGAGGACAGACCTATCAGGCCCAACAGCTGCTCTGCCATGCTGTGTCCAGTGAACAAAGTAAGATTTTGGCCAAAGCTGTTTACTATTCACAGATTCAGAAGGCTAATCTGGCATTCAGTGGCCTCACAGGTGGCACAGCAATCCGCTGAGACTGTTCTGGGGTGTTGTGGAGGACATGCAAACAAAGTTGACATTTGAAGCAATCtccgtttgtttttttcaacttgAAGGAAAAATATTTTCCACAAATGTTTCTGTAAGTCCTCACTGTTTGAACATATTCTGTCATAAATGAGTCAGTGTAGACGTGCTTTGCCATACATGCTCTTCTTTCACGTGTTCTGATTTTTTGAGAGGCCAGTAGAGGAGTTATATTCTGACCTGAGGCAGACGAGAGCGATGACCACAACTGCAATGATGAAGACCAAGGTGGCAGTGGCTGATCCCACGATGAGTGGCAGCTGCTCCTGCCATGACTTTGGAGGGTCGGCTTTAGGGGTCAAAGAGAAAAAATGGTTACTTGGAGAAGTTGACAAAAACATACACCTACACTAGCTGCAATCATTTGTATAGCTAAAGACTGTGCCACTGTGTGCTCTGCCGTAGTTCTTACAAATAGGCTTGTATGCTTCCCACGCCCACTTCAGAATTGTATGCTTACGTAGGTAACTATGCCCTTGTGTTCATAATGCTGTGTTAAGCAGAATGGAGAGCCAGCTGGGACTAATAAATGCATTTATGAAGACTGTAAGATAGACTATTCAGTTATTTTCTTTGTCTGCTTAGTGAGTAGGGGAGTGAGGCTGATACCTTGACTGATTGCTAGGAAATAGTAGATTTTCACCAAATCATAAGTCAGTTTCTCTACAAGGATTTCAGTATTTCTGCATGAAAAATAGGCACAGTAGCTTCTAGCTCTATAAGCTTTTGAGCCTCCATTATGTTCATAAGCTTATGCACAGCCCTATTATAAAAGTATTGCTGTTAAGCCGCAAATAACCCAATATATCCCTGGGTAATGAAGTAGGTATGGGAGTAACATACTTTGCAGGTTGGTGCTGAAGTCGGCTGGGCTGCTGTAACGACCATAACCGGCCACTGTTCGGGCACGGACCTGTATCACATAAGGTGTACCAGCCTTGAGACCTTCAATGCGGGCGTTGCTCCGTTGGGCAGTCATGGTATGGGCGATGGCCTCACCCTGATCctgcagagacaaagacagtCAGTGATGAAAACAATACCAAATACGTAGCAGCCCCCTGTATTGTCCCACTCATCACCCCCTCTCTGATGCTCTACCCTCCTTTACACGCTAATCTAACCATGCAAGTcggtaaaaaaataatatgcagacaagagtgagagagagagaaatgaagaGAGACAGTTTGTAGCTGGTGTGTTAATTCAACGGGAGGAGGACATGACAACAAACAGAGCAGATATACACTGAGTGCCTTTGTTCTCTCCCTGAGGCAGACCCAGTCACTACTCTCTGGGCCCCTGGAAAATACAGAAACTTTCTAATGCATGGATTGAGAGGGGACGGAGGATAAGAGGGAGGGCAAGAGGGAGAAATGGAATTAGGGGTAGAGAAAAGGGCAGAGCATAATAGAAATATGGGAAAGGATTGggaggagggaaagagagaaaaaggaaggaGGGATAGAGGGATGGGAAGAGGGGAATAAGTAGGGGAGGATCATCACACAAACTAAGATTGGAAATGGTGACTTGCCTCACTGTAACCATGTGTTTATCAGCAGAGGCATTGTTTTccacatttacagaaacacagaTGGAACAGAGACCATGCAAGTCAATGAAATTGGATTGAATTAGAGGCGTTGACTTACATTGCTGCTTACCTTCTCATGGTACTTAATCTCATAATCCAGAATGATTCCGTTGGGTTTCTCTGGAGGCAGCCAGGACAGGCTCATGGTGCTCGCTGTGGCCGCCATCAGGTGAACTGTGGGCACTGCAGACGGAGCTACACAgggcaaaataaataaaggaaaatCTGCTTTATTTATCGTTTTCTATGTTATGTCTTTTCAAGTTCTATGCCCTTTGTATGTCCACAGAAGGCCAAATCCAAAGTCTTAGACTGTGGGCTTTGTGAAAAGCGTTGGCCAATAATTAGTATGCAGAACCATTCCCCGCTAATGCTCAAATTCTCCCTCCCAGAGTCCTCGGGGAGGAAGGACTGCAAAACTGATGGATAAGTCTCTGGTACATGCAGTTCTCTCTAACGTACACCAACTGTAGGCAAGCTTAAGGGcaagcacacatacagataaaGACTTTTCACTTTTAAGTTAACTGCATCCATGCTGAACTACTGCTGCACTTTTGCACTAAATTCTTGAAGaactgtttttctctgtttatcGTTTTTCAAGATAAAGAAATCCTATGTATTAAGCCTATGTTCTGTGCATACATTGTATTGCATACAGTTGCCACACTTAATTAACACTTTATAGACATAATTTATATAATGTGCACACAAATAGACATTCAATGCAttggtggacacacacacacacacacacacacagaggagcaTGAAACACACTGGCACTCCACCCACCTGAGCTTTTCATGCTTCTTTCACATGGGCCTATTAATGGCTAAGTTCTGTCTGCCTCCCTGTCTCTCGTCCTCTTTTCTAAGTTCAGGCTTGTTCTGTATCTCTGACTCACTCCCTTCTCTTAGTCTACTCCATTGCTTTTGTTTCATAACTGTCAATCTCCAGTCATGCCTTCTCTTCAAAAAATGAAGTTCTTCACTTTTTCCTACACTCACACAACCACATTCTTTAATTTCCCCTATCCTCTCCAGTGCAGACCTCCATCTccgctctctcagtctctctcccttccttttTTATCCCTAGCTTTTAGTTCTTTAATCCTCCCCCTTGCATTTCCTTTCTCCCTCTGCTGCCTGTGTATGTGGCCAGACATCCTTctgtttctctcactctctctctttgctcCCTAAACCTGCCCCCCTCCCCCATCCACCCAGGCCCACCACGTCTCTCTTTCACCCCCAGAAGACAATGCTTCCTAGGCAGATCCCCTAGCCAGGGGATTAGGGGCCCTCCTCCGGTAGAAGACGTTGAAGTAACCATGGAGGTGGCCCCTGGGGCTTATCACCACCCTAGTATTTATTTTGGTTCTTAAAAGGTGAATGCACATGCAGGGATGGTCTTTGGACTACACCAGGGGATAATCTGATCACAGTTGATGCTCTCTTGCCCCCTCCTTTCCCTTCGCTTATTTTTTTGCACTCAACTGACCCCAAGCACCCAAGAATGGACAGTGGTCCCTGTCAGCCCAGTGCCCATCCCCTTGTAAAACAATGAGGCCGTCACAAGGGGCCCTGTAGGGCCTTTGGGTCCTAGACCCACAAACAGAAGGCATTCCTAAAGCATCTTTTAGGAGCAGGAACACAAGGTTAGAGGTGAGAAGGACAAGGCCatggagaaagtgagagacgATGGAGGGGATGGGGGAGGAGCAAGGGCTAATCCTTGGTGTTTAAGTATGCAGATATAGCAAATTTAACATAGCGACTAAACACATCCAAGGCCCAAATGAAGAGCCCTTGAAGAACCTCAACAAAGAGACCAACCCACAAGAACTAGCATGTAAAGTAAGCTTAAGGTAAACCAAACACACCGAAATTGCCAAATTTCAGTAAGTAATTGCAAAAATCTACTTGCCTACCCACTTAGCAACCCACATACCTATCTACCTAGTAATACACAATAATTGACCCTGACAATAACAGCGTACATCTCAATGTTATGAGGAACCTTATCATACTGGTGCTTATCATTACTATCCTAAATTATTCCATACATAACATTACATCAGCTGGGTTTCAGTCttctgtaaacaaaaaaatgtatctcaGCACTGATTGCTACATTGGCCTAGTTACTGTTATTGCTGTGGGCTGTAGGAGTGGTGGGTTGGAAGCAGTGGGCAGCTAGAATACTGAGGGTTCAACACTTTGAATACATACTGCCTCGCTATTGCTATTTGCAGCGGTGTTAGTACAGAGCATGCTGTGGGTGTGTGAAAAAGGTCCCTTTCTAAGCTCATTCAGAAGAATGTCTTCCTTCTCAATCCCTGTTCAAAGGGAAAATATGTAACACACTCCTACATACATACAAGAAATTGATCTTTACTTCTTAAGCGCAGAACATATTCTCTGACattcttttgtgtctttttccaGACTTTAAAAGTTGGCAGTGCCTACAAGTTCAATATTGATCTTTGACAGGTAGCCACGAGGCTGCAGTTTCACCTACCAGCCTGATTTGTGGTGATGTTCACTGCAGAGAACTGAGGTGTGTAGGGGCTCTTGTTGGAAACACCGTTGACTGCCTGGATTTCAAAGCTGTactgtgtgtgggcttgtaggTTACGGACGGCAACGCGGCGCTGGGTCAGGCCCAGGTGGCGTGGCGAGATATCGACGTTGTCGTCACACCGTGAGCACATTCCTCGCTCAGGCAGACACTTCTTACAGATGACGTTGTAGAAGATGTCTTCACGGCCACCCAAGTCACGTGGGTCGCTCCATTCCAGCACGAGCGAGGTTTCGTTCACACTGGAGATGACACTGCGTGGTGCAGAAGGAATAGCTGCAAAAGGGAAGCACAGCGTGGATGAGATGAAGAAAATACATTTGGAATGAGAGAGAATTTAATACCCATGCACAATAGGTGTAAAGAAATTTGACAGTACAGAGACATACTGACAATAGACAGAGATTCATATTGTAAAACACAGTTTACATATcattatacacacatgcattcattaTTCCATAGCTGCTAGCAACACAATTCATAACCCAAGAATGTCCCTTGTGCTGTGGTATTAGTACATTTTTCATGCATTaactcaaacattttttttctttcacataacAACTGTCTGTCCCAAGagttcttaaaaaaaagaggacAGGAGTTCAAATTTGAATTGGATGTTCATTtccactgtgtgtctgtgtgtgaagtGCTGGGAGGAACGAGCGAGACAAACTATTGGCAGAGCCTTGGCAATTCTTATCCAATTACCGGAGCCTTATCTTTCACTGCACTGTGGGAGAACCAGCTCCCCACCCCATCAACAGAAAAAAGGATCTTCTCTCTTCACCAGTGAATGAATTAGCtcctacgtgtgtgtgtttgctcttAATGAAGGCACTACTAGACTAGAAAAATCCCTccgctgtctgtctgtaaagggATGGCAGCATCGAGAACAGATAGATTGAGAGTcgggggggggaggggttggATGATAACGTTTCGGATAACGTTGAGAAAGCAAGCAGACTTGTTTGCCATCCATTTGTCGTGGTGGGAACGTATTCCTGGGGGGTTTTATCAGCCATTGAGAGAACAATAAAACGAGGGAAGTTTGGGAGAACATTCAccacacattacatttttttttatggctaTCAATATTACTATTGCGGTCTGAATATGAGGTATTTCTGTCTGGTTTTCAGAAAGGAATGCAATAACATCATTTCAGTCTCATTTCAGTATTTAGTCAATTGAAAGCAGTCTTTACTTACTGGTACAGGGGGAGTCGGGAGAATCGGTGTCTGAGCGGTAGTAACCGTTTCGACAGGAGCAAACGCTGGATGCTCCTGAGCTGGCACGGCTGTTGGCTGGACAGGGCAAGCAGAAGCCGTCTCCCTGTTTGGACTTGAAGGTGCCAGGGCTGCAAGCTGATGGCAAAAGAGAATGGAGAAAGATAATTATTATAAGTAATAGTGTGGATTGTACATAACAATTTAAGGTAAAACTGTTTTTGCTACACTTGTATATTATGTTTGTGTGGGTCACATTTTCCAAATGGGCAGTAGGCCACTCTCATTCTGGAATAAAAACACTACATGTTATTGGTAACACCGTTCCAGCTCACTAAAACAGCCTATTTGATGTATTTAgcatgtgtttgtttatgtacatgtgtgcacatgcacatgatTTGTTTTCATCCCCACATGTTCCCTTTTCCCCATATGAAGTGTGAATCTTCGGCAAACTATAGTGGGGAAGGAGAGGGAGTTTTGAGCAGCATGTAGCTGTTTGCATAAACCCATGCTCACACAATGAGACTGTCAACCCAAATTACATACACGACCTTCAGAGCCAAAATGTTGGCATGGTGCTTTTATCTGAATTCAGTATTTTATCAAATGCATATAAACAGAACACAGAAaatcagagagacacacatgctGAGGTGTACACAAACATGGGTCTGTGCAAAACTGcacacaaaagacacacacacacacacacacacacacacacacacacacacacacacacacacacacacacacacaaacacacaaacttttGTTTGCATTATTTTATCCTTGAGATCACTTCCTTTACAGACCTACAAAACTTCCTTCA
This sequence is a window from Sander lucioperca isolate FBNREF2018 chromosome 11, SLUC_FBN_1.2, whole genome shotgun sequence. Protein-coding genes within it:
- the LOC116055284 gene encoding ephrin type-B receptor 3 isoform X1, translated to MTMDYFLLLCSLLLPVVSTVEETLMDTKWATTELAWTAHPETGWEEVSGYDDAMNPIRTYQVCNVREVNQNNWLRSDFIPRKDVLRVYVEMKFTVRDCNSIPNIPGSCKETFNLFYYESDSDSATATSPFWMENPYVKVDTIAPDESFSMLESGRVNTKVRSFGPLSKAGFYLAFQDLGACMSLISVRVFYKKCSTTIANFAVFPETATGAEATSLVIAPGTCVPNGVEVSVPLKLYCNGDGEWMVPVGACTCSSGFEPAMKETQCQACSPGTFKSKQGDGFCLPCPANSRASSGASSVCSCRNGYYRSDTDSPDSPCTTIPSAPRSVISSVNETSLVLEWSDPRDLGGREDIFYNVICKKCLPERGMCSRCDDNVDISPRHLGLTQRRVAVRNLQAHTQYSFEIQAVNGVSNKSPYTPQFSAVNITTNQAAPSAVPTVHLMAATASTMSLSWLPPEKPNGIILDYEIKYHEKVSSNDQGEAIAHTMTAQRSNARIEGLKAGTPYVIQVRARTVAGYGRYSSPADFSTNLQTDPPKSWQEQLPLIVGSATATLVFIIAVVVIALVCLRKQRNGSESEYTEKLQQYKSPIVTPGMKVYIDPFTYEDPNEAVREFAKEIDVSCVKIEEVIGAGNPPKLLSYRGKTASHLQAIPLEDFTPSGEFGEVCRGRLKLPGRREIIVAIKTLKVGYTDRQRRDFLSEASIMGQFDHPNIIRLEGVVTKSRPVMIVTEFMENGALDSFLRLNDGQFTVIQLVGMLRGIAAGMKYLSDMNYVHRDLAARNILVNSNLVCKVSDFGLSRFLEDDPSDPTYTSSLYFMLTYSFAYPQGGKIPIRWTAPEAIAYRKFTSASDVWSYGIVMWEVMSYGERPYWDMSNQDVINAVEQDYRLPPPMDCPTALHQLMLDCWVKERNLRPKFTQIVATLDKLIRNAASLKVVTNSTQSTGVSQPLLDRCVPDYTTFTTVGDWLDAIKMSRYRDNFVNAGFASFDLVAQMTAEDLLRIGVTLAGHQKKILGSIQDMRLQMNQTLPVQV